DNA sequence from the Streptomyces sp. CA-210063 genome:
GACGAGTACGGCGGTACGGCGGGGGTCGTGACCCTCGAGGACATCGTCGAGGAACTGGTCGGCGAGGTGCGCGACGAGCACGACGGGCACGACCTGCCCGAACTCGCCGCCGCCCCGCCCGAGGACGGCCGCCCCGCCTGGGACGTCGACGGCAGCTGCCGTGTCGACGTGCTCCAGCGCATTGGCCTCGACGTCCCGGAGGGCCCGTACGAGACGGTCGCCGGCCTCGTCGCCGACCTGCTCGGCCGTATCCCCGCGCCCGGCGACAAGGCCGAACTTCCGGGCTGGCGCCTGGCGGTACGGCAGGTCGGGCACTACCGGGCAGAGCGCGTACGACTCGTACGGACCGCTGCCGCCACGGAACCCCTCGCCGTGGTGGAGGCGGCCCGATGAGCGTGCTCCAACTCCTGTTCGCCCTGCTCCTCGTCCTCGCCAACGGCTTCTTCGTCGGCGCCGAGTTCGCCCTGGTCTCCGTCCGCCGCAGCCAGATCGAACCGCTGGGCACCGCACGGGCCCGCCAGGTCCTCTACGGCCTGGAGAACCTGCCGCAGATGATGGCGGCGGCCCAGTTCGGCATCACCGTCTGCTCGCTGACGCTCGGCGCGGTGGCCGAGCCGACGGTGGCGAAGCTGCTGGAGCCGGTGTTCGAGGCGATCCATCTGCCGCACGGCGTGATCCACCCCTTGGGGTACGTGATCGCCCTCGCCGCCGTGGTCTTCCTGCACCTCGTCGTCGGCGAGATGCTGCCGAAGAACCTGGCGATGGCCGCGCCGGAGAAGACGGCGCTGTGGCTGAGCCCGGCGCTGGTGGCCTTCGCCCGGCTCTGCAAGCCGGTCACCGTGGGCCTCGGCGCCTGCGCCCGCCTCGTCCTGAAGCTCTTCCACGTCGAGCCCAAGGACGAGGTCGAGGCCGTCTTCACCAGTGTCCAACTGGTTCGGCTGGTCGAGGACTCCGGCCAGGCCGGGCTGCTCGACCCCGAGGAGCAGGAACGCCTGGAGGACGCGCTGGAGCTGGGCTCCCGCCCGGTCACGGACGTCCTGCTGAAGCGGGACTCCCTGGTGACGGTGGTGCCCTCGGTGACCCCGGCCCAGGTCGTGGCCCTCACCGCCCGCACGGGTTACTCCCGCTTCCCGGTGGTCGCGGAGAACGGCGCCTTCATGGGCCGCTACCTCCACGTCAAGGACGTCCTCGACCTGGAGGACTCCGACCGCGCCGTCCCCCAGCAGATCTGGCGCCCCATGACGACCCTCCGCGCCGAGCTGCCGCTGGACGACGCGCTGACGGTCATGCGCCGCGCCGCCACCCATCTGGCCCAGGTGGCGGACGCCTCCGGCAAGGTCCTGGGCCTGGTCGCCCTGGAGGACGTCCTGGAACTCCTGGTCGGCGAAGTCCGCGACC
Encoded proteins:
- a CDS encoding hemolysin family protein; the encoded protein is MSVLQLLFALLLVLANGFFVGAEFALVSVRRSQIEPLGTARARQVLYGLENLPQMMAAAQFGITVCSLTLGAVAEPTVAKLLEPVFEAIHLPHGVIHPLGYVIALAAVVFLHLVVGEMLPKNLAMAAPEKTALWLSPALVAFARLCKPVTVGLGACARLVLKLFHVEPKDEVEAVFTSVQLVRLVEDSGQAGLLDPEEQERLEDALELGSRPVTDVLLKRDSLVTVVPSVTPAQVVALTARTGYSRFPVVAENGAFMGRYLHVKDVLDLEDSDRAVPQQIWRPMTTLRAELPLDDALTVMRRAATHLAQVADASGKVLGLVALEDVLELLVGEVRDPAHREPPPVRVTEPRGSETPEEALAS